Proteins encoded together in one Streptomyces asoensis window:
- a CDS encoding aldo/keto reductase — protein MTDSRIPTARLGENGPEVGVQGLGCMGMSFAYGPADEKESRATLERALELGVTLYDTADAYGEGENERFLSPFFRAHRDEVVIATKFALAVPPDDPTRRIIRNDAPYIRQSVDASLARLDVDVIDLYYMHRRDVNVPIEESVGVMADLVREGKVKQLGLSEVTASELRAAQEVHPIAAVQSEWSLFSRDIEDQVVPAARELGVTLVAYSPLGRGFLTGSFADADQDLTADDFRRQQPRFTGGNAAANAALLEPVRAVAAAHGATPGQIALAWVQQRSRAHGLPVVPIPGTRKPSRVEENTAAVALALTEEELALLEPIAGKVAGDRYPDMRFTSAGRE, from the coding sequence ATGACCGACTCCAGGATCCCGACGGCACGACTCGGCGAGAACGGCCCCGAGGTCGGCGTCCAAGGCCTCGGCTGCATGGGCATGAGCTTCGCGTACGGCCCCGCGGACGAGAAGGAGTCCCGGGCCACCCTGGAACGCGCCCTGGAGCTCGGCGTCACGCTGTACGACACGGCGGACGCGTACGGCGAGGGGGAGAACGAGAGGTTCCTGTCCCCGTTCTTCCGGGCCCACCGCGACGAGGTCGTGATCGCGACCAAGTTCGCCCTGGCGGTCCCGCCGGACGACCCGACGCGGCGGATCATCCGCAACGACGCGCCGTACATCCGGCAGTCCGTCGACGCGAGCCTGGCGCGGCTGGACGTCGACGTCATCGACCTCTACTACATGCACCGGCGCGATGTGAACGTGCCGATCGAGGAGAGCGTCGGCGTGATGGCCGACCTGGTCCGCGAGGGCAAGGTCAAGCAGCTGGGCCTGAGCGAGGTGACCGCCTCCGAGCTGCGCGCGGCGCAGGAGGTCCACCCGATCGCCGCGGTGCAGTCGGAGTGGTCGCTGTTCAGCCGGGACATCGAGGACCAGGTGGTCCCGGCCGCCCGTGAACTGGGCGTGACCCTGGTGGCGTACTCGCCGCTCGGGCGGGGCTTCCTCACCGGTTCCTTCGCCGACGCCGACCAGGACCTCACCGCCGACGACTTCCGCCGTCAGCAGCCCCGTTTCACCGGTGGGAACGCCGCCGCCAACGCGGCCCTGCTGGAGCCGGTCCGCGCGGTCGCCGCGGCGCACGGGGCGACGCCCGGCCAGATCGCCCTGGCCTGGGTCCAGCAGCGGTCCCGCGCGCACGGTCTGCCCGTGGTGCCGATCCCGGGCACCCGCAAGCCCTCCCGGGTGGAGGAGAACACGGCGGCCGTGGCCCTCGCCCTGACGGAGGAGGAGCTGGCGCTGCTGGAGCCGATAGCGGGCAAGGTGGCGGGCGACCGCTACCCGGACATGAGGTTCACCTCCGCGGGCCGCGAGTAA
- a CDS encoding MerR family transcriptional regulator, whose product MTVLQTTPVTIEQTPDRPDVCAAPPPRHPRPDGQDSYTISEVVAFTGLTAHTLRWYERIGLMSHIDRSHTGQRRYNNRDLDWLDLVGKLRLTGMPVADMVRYAELVREGESTFRERYELLEETRRDVRARIAELEDTLAVLDRKITFYADATGVRYDEAERTAR is encoded by the coding sequence ATGACGGTGTTGCAGACCACGCCCGTGACCATCGAACAGACCCCCGACCGCCCGGATGTCTGCGCCGCGCCACCACCGCGCCACCCCCGTCCGGACGGGCAGGACAGCTACACGATCAGTGAGGTCGTCGCCTTCACCGGCCTCACCGCCCACACCCTGCGCTGGTACGAGCGGATCGGGCTGATGTCCCACATCGACCGCTCGCACACCGGGCAGCGCCGCTACAACAACCGTGACCTGGACTGGCTCGACCTCGTCGGGAAGCTGCGGCTGACCGGTATGCCGGTCGCCGACATGGTGCGGTACGCCGAGCTGGTGCGGGAGGGGGAGAGCACGTTCCGCGAGCGGTACGAGCTCCTGGAGGAGACCCGGCGGGACGTCCGGGCCCGGATCGCCGAGCTCGAGGACACCCTCGCCGTGCTCGACCGGAAGATCACGTTCTATGCGGACGCGACGGGCGTCCGGTACGACGAAGCGGAAAGGACCGCCCGATGA
- a CDS encoding serine hydrolase domain-containing protein: MSLKSLESIENWPVPSASAGVVRADGTVLGTHGPVGRRFPLASVTKPLAAYAALVAYEEGAIELDEPAGPPGATVRHLLAHTSGLAFDEHRVTASPGERRLYSNAGFEQLGDHLAKATEIPFAEYLRQAVLEPLGMTGTSLEGSPAKDGVSTVTDLLRFAAEVQAPRLLDPRTVAEAMTVQYPGTKGVLPGYGHHNPNDWGLGFEIRDSKSPHWTGSSSSPRTFGHFGQSGTFLWIDPVAGVAAAALTDRAFGPWAVEAWPPFTDAVLAEVRG; this comes from the coding sequence ATGTCGCTCAAGAGCCTCGAGTCGATCGAGAACTGGCCGGTTCCCTCCGCCTCGGCGGGTGTCGTACGCGCCGACGGTACGGTCCTGGGCACCCACGGACCCGTCGGGCGGCGCTTCCCGCTGGCCTCGGTCACCAAGCCGCTCGCCGCGTACGCCGCCCTCGTCGCGTACGAGGAGGGGGCGATCGAGCTGGACGAGCCGGCCGGGCCGCCCGGGGCCACGGTCCGCCATCTCCTCGCGCACACCTCCGGCCTGGCCTTCGACGAGCATCGGGTGACGGCGTCGCCGGGCGAGCGGCGGCTGTACTCCAACGCCGGGTTCGAGCAGCTCGGCGACCATCTGGCGAAGGCCACGGAGATCCCGTTCGCGGAGTACCTGCGGCAGGCGGTGCTGGAGCCGCTCGGGATGACCGGCACCTCGCTGGAGGGCTCCCCGGCCAAGGACGGGGTGTCGACCGTGACGGACCTGCTGCGGTTCGCGGCGGAGGTGCAGGCGCCGCGACTGCTGGATCCGCGGACGGTGGCCGAGGCGATGACCGTGCAGTACCCGGGGACCAAGGGCGTCCTGCCGGGCTACGGCCACCACAACCCCAACGACTGGGGGCTCGGCTTCGAGATCCGTGACTCCAAGTCCCCGCACTGGACCGGGAGTTCGTCCTCGCCGCGGACCTTCGGCCACTTCGGGCAGTCCGGCACGTTCCTGTGGATCGATCCCGTGGCGGGCGTAGCGGCGGCCGCCCTGACGGACCGGGCGTTCGGACCCTGGGCCGTCGAGGCGTGGCCTCCGTTCACGGACGCGGTCCTGGCCGAGGTGCGGGGCTGA
- a CDS encoding SGNH/GDSL hydrolase family protein: MRKRNRHVRAVLAGTTAAVLGLAGCDALGGGGPEGSSAGPARGAKPSPAPLWDSSPSSVAAVGDSITRGFDACTVLADCPEVSWATGSSAEVNSLAVRLLGAAKARTHSWNHAATGARMADVPAQMARAAAEKPQLVTVMAGANDACRNSTAAMTSVDDFRAQFQDALSTLRRTLPKTQVYVMSVPDLKRLWSQGRTNVLGKQVWKLGLCPSMLGDADALDAAATLRRDTVQKRVEAYNSVLKEVCAKDARCRFDGGAVYAFRFGTDQLSHWDWFHPSKDGQARLAEMAYRGVTAKTS; the protein is encoded by the coding sequence ATGCGGAAACGGAACCGGCACGTGCGAGCCGTGCTCGCGGGCACGACGGCGGCCGTCCTGGGCCTGGCCGGCTGTGACGCGCTGGGGGGCGGCGGCCCGGAGGGGTCCTCGGCCGGCCCCGCCCGGGGGGCCAAGCCGTCACCGGCCCCGCTGTGGGACTCCAGTCCCTCCTCGGTGGCGGCGGTGGGCGACTCGATCACGCGCGGCTTCGACGCGTGTACGGTGCTCGCGGACTGCCCCGAGGTGTCCTGGGCGACCGGCAGCAGCGCGGAGGTGAACAGCCTCGCGGTGCGGCTGCTGGGCGCGGCGAAGGCCCGCACGCACAGCTGGAACCACGCGGCGACCGGCGCGCGGATGGCGGACGTGCCGGCCCAGATGGCCCGGGCCGCGGCCGAGAAACCGCAGTTGGTGACGGTGATGGCGGGGGCGAACGACGCCTGCCGGAACTCGACGGCGGCGATGACGTCGGTGGACGACTTCCGCGCGCAGTTCCAGGACGCGCTGAGCACGCTGCGCCGCACGCTGCCGAAGACGCAGGTCTACGTGATGAGCGTGCCGGACCTGAAGCGGCTGTGGTCGCAGGGGCGGACGAACGTGCTGGGCAAGCAGGTGTGGAAGCTGGGCCTGTGCCCGTCGATGCTGGGCGACGCGGACGCGCTGGACGCGGCGGCCACCCTGCGCCGGGACACCGTGCAGAAGCGGGTGGAGGCGTACAACTCGGTGCTGAAGGAGGTGTGCGCGAAGGACGCGCGGTGCCGGTTCGACGGCGGGGCGGTGTACGCGTTCAGGTTCGGCACCGACCAGCTGAGCCACTGGGACTGGTTCCACCCGAGCAAGGACGGCCAGGCGCGGCTCGCGGAGATGGCCTATCGGGGAGTCACCGCGAAGACCTCGTGA
- a CDS encoding ketoacyl-ACP synthase III: MAKIKPAKGSPYARILGVGGYRPVRVVPNDVILETIDSSDEWIRSRSGIETRHWANDEETVAAMSVEASGKAIADAGITAAQIGAVIVSTVSHFKQTPAVATEIADKLGTNKAAAFDISAGCAGFGYGLTLAKGMVVEGSAEYVLVIGVERLSDLTDLEDRATAFLFGDGAGAVVVGPATEPAIGPTVWGSEGDKSETIKQTVPWTDYRDGEVAKFPAITQEGQAVFRWAVFEMAKVAKEALDAAGITAEELDVFIPHQANERIIDSMVKTLKLPESVTVARDVRTTGNTSAASIPLAMERLLATGEAKSGDTALVIGFGAGLVYAATVVTLP; encoded by the coding sequence ATGGCGAAGATCAAGCCCGCAAAGGGATCCCCGTACGCGCGCATCCTCGGGGTCGGCGGCTACCGTCCTGTCCGGGTCGTCCCCAACGACGTGATCCTGGAGACGATCGACTCCTCCGACGAGTGGATCCGCTCGCGCTCCGGCATCGAGACCCGGCACTGGGCGAACGACGAGGAGACCGTCGCCGCCATGTCGGTCGAGGCGTCCGGCAAGGCCATCGCCGACGCCGGCATCACCGCCGCGCAGATCGGCGCGGTGATCGTCTCGACCGTCTCGCACTTCAAGCAGACGCCGGCCGTGGCCACCGAGATCGCCGACAAGCTCGGCACGAACAAGGCGGCCGCCTTCGACATCTCGGCGGGCTGCGCGGGCTTCGGCTACGGCCTCACCCTGGCCAAGGGCATGGTCGTCGAAGGCTCCGCGGAGTACGTCCTGGTCATCGGTGTCGAGCGGCTGTCCGACCTGACCGACCTGGAGGACCGCGCGACGGCCTTCCTGTTCGGTGACGGCGCGGGCGCGGTCGTGGTCGGCCCCGCCACCGAGCCGGCGATCGGCCCGACGGTCTGGGGCTCCGAGGGCGACAAGTCGGAGACCATCAAGCAGACCGTGCCGTGGACGGACTACCGCGACGGCGAGGTCGCCAAGTTCCCCGCGATCACGCAGGAGGGCCAGGCGGTCTTCCGCTGGGCCGTCTTCGAGATGGCGAAGGTCGCCAAGGAGGCGCTGGACGCCGCCGGCATCACCGCCGAAGAACTCGACGTCTTCATCCCGCACCAGGCCAACGAGCGGATCATCGACTCGATGGTGAAGACTCTCAAGCTGCCGGAGTCCGTCACGGTCGCCCGTGACGTGCGCACCACCGGCAACACCTCGGCCGCCTCGATCCCGCTCGCGATGGAGCGGCTCCTGGCGACCGGCGAGGCGAAGAGCGGCGACACCGCGCTCGTCATCGGATTCGGGGCGGGTCTCGTCTACGCCGCCACTGTCGTTACCCTCCCCTAG
- a CDS encoding GNAT family N-acetyltransferase — MSSVRRALPEDAAEVLRLRQVMIDSMSPVDSSTAWHAESLPALRERLSDPDGDFAAFVVDHPERPGTLAALVAGTVEYRIGRAGNPNGTIGFVFSVATDPDARRRGYARAGMDALLTWFRARGAVQIQLTASADAAPLYASLGFRPKPDPLMELLLRDA; from the coding sequence ATGAGTTCCGTACGCCGTGCCCTGCCCGAGGACGCCGCCGAAGTGCTGCGGCTGCGTCAAGTGATGATCGACTCGATGTCCCCGGTGGACTCCTCCACCGCGTGGCACGCCGAGTCGCTGCCCGCCCTGCGCGAGCGGCTGTCCGATCCGGACGGGGACTTCGCGGCCTTCGTGGTGGACCACCCGGAGCGGCCGGGGACGCTCGCCGCGCTCGTCGCCGGCACGGTCGAGTACCGGATCGGCCGGGCCGGCAACCCGAACGGGACCATCGGCTTCGTCTTCAGCGTCGCCACCGACCCGGACGCGCGCCGCCGCGGGTACGCGCGGGCCGGCATGGACGCCCTCCTGACGTGGTTCCGGGCCCGCGGCGCCGTACAGATCCAGCTCACCGCCTCCGCCGACGCCGCCCCGCTCTACGCCTCCCTGGGTTTCAGGCCGAAGCCGGACCCCTTGATGGAGCTGCTGCTGCGGGACGCATAG
- a CDS encoding PucR family transcriptional regulator, giving the protein MPEPETSHPDPAAHAVHPHPATLKRLEKSSGSLAAQAIARMDETLSWYRAMPPENRSWIGLVAQAGIAAFTEWFRRPDAPQAISTDVFGTAPRELTRAITLRQTVEMVRTTIEVMESAIDEVAAPGDENVLREALLVYAREIAFATAQVYAQAAEARGAWDARLESLVVNAVLSGEADEGAVSRAAALGWNAPEHVCVVLGTAPDGDSELTVEAIRRAARHAKLQVLTGVLGSRLVVIAGGSDNPLAVARSLIGPFAAGPVVAGPVVPDLLAATRSAQAAAAGLKAGSAWQDAPRPVLADDLLPERAIAGDPGAREQLVEEIYRPLEEAGSALLETLAVYLEQASSLEGAARMLFVHPNTVRYRLRRVTDVTGWSPSDVRSAFTLRIALILGRLVDGDPQT; this is encoded by the coding sequence GTGCCCGAACCCGAAACCAGTCACCCCGATCCCGCGGCGCACGCCGTCCACCCCCACCCCGCGACACTGAAGCGGCTGGAGAAGTCCTCCGGAAGTCTCGCCGCCCAGGCCATCGCGCGGATGGACGAGACACTGTCGTGGTACCGGGCGATGCCCCCGGAGAACCGTTCCTGGATCGGGCTGGTCGCCCAGGCGGGCATCGCCGCCTTCACCGAGTGGTTCCGGCGTCCGGACGCCCCGCAGGCCATCTCCACCGATGTGTTCGGCACCGCGCCGCGTGAGCTGACCCGGGCCATCACGCTGCGCCAGACCGTGGAGATGGTGCGGACCACGATCGAGGTCATGGAGTCCGCGATCGACGAGGTCGCGGCCCCCGGTGACGAGAACGTGCTGCGCGAGGCGCTGCTGGTGTACGCCCGGGAGATCGCCTTCGCCACCGCCCAGGTGTACGCCCAGGCCGCCGAGGCACGCGGCGCCTGGGACGCCCGGCTGGAGTCGCTCGTCGTGAACGCCGTGCTGAGCGGCGAGGCCGACGAGGGCGCGGTGAGCCGGGCCGCCGCGCTGGGCTGGAACGCGCCCGAGCACGTGTGCGTGGTCCTCGGGACCGCGCCGGACGGCGACTCGGAGCTGACCGTCGAGGCCATCCGGCGGGCCGCGCGGCACGCCAAGCTCCAGGTGCTCACCGGCGTGCTCGGTTCCCGCCTGGTCGTGATCGCCGGCGGCAGCGACAACCCGCTCGCCGTCGCCCGCTCGCTCATCGGGCCGTTCGCCGCGGGACCCGTGGTGGCCGGCCCCGTCGTGCCCGACCTGCTCGCCGCGACCCGGTCGGCACAGGCCGCCGCGGCCGGGCTCAAAGCGGGTTCCGCCTGGCAGGACGCGCCGCGGCCGGTGCTGGCGGACGATCTGCTTCCGGAGCGCGCCATCGCCGGTGATCCCGGTGCGCGCGAACAGTTGGTGGAGGAGATCTACAGACCGCTCGAGGAGGCGGGGTCCGCGCTCCTGGAGACGCTCGCCGTCTATCTCGAACAGGCGTCCAGCCTCGAGGGGGCCGCACGGATGCTCTTCGTTCATCCGAACACCGTGCGCTACCGGCTTCGACGTGTGACTGACGTCACCGGTTGGTCGCCCTCCGATGTACGCTCCGCGTTCACGCTCCGGATCGCACTGATCCTGGGGCGTCTGGTCGACGGAGATCCCCAGACCTAG
- a CDS encoding acyl carrier protein, translated as MAATQEEIVAGLADIVNEIAGIPVEDVQLDKSFTDDLDVDSLSMVEVVVAAEERFEVKIPDEDVKNLKTVGDATDYILKNQA; from the coding sequence ATGGCCGCCACTCAGGAAGAGATCGTCGCCGGTCTCGCAGACATCGTGAACGAGATCGCCGGCATCCCGGTTGAGGACGTCCAGCTGGACAAGTCCTTCACCGACGACCTGGACGTCGACTCGCTGTCCATGGTCGAGGTCGTCGTCGCCGCCGAGGAGCGCTTCGAGGTCAAGATCCCGGACGAGGACGTCAAGAACCTCAAGACCGTCGGCGACGCGACCGACTACATCCTCAAGAACCAGGCCTGA
- a CDS encoding aldose epimerase family protein, with amino-acid sequence MSEHFGTLSDGTVVHRWTLERAGTRVRVLSYGGIVQSVEVPDREGNTADVVLGFADLEGYVTHPEPYLGALVGRYANRIARARFPLDGTEHALAPNDPPGSLHGGERGFDKRVWDVEPVEHGLRLSRVSPHGEEGFPGRLEVTATCTLDASGALRFVYEAVTDAPTVVNLTNHSYFNLGGPGSGSAGGHELRLAASRYTPVDADRIPTGELAQVADSRFDFRTARKVGAGHDENYVLDKGVTGTPVEVGELHDTASGRVLTVSTTEPGIQLYTADHLGEPFEPGQGVALETQHFPDSPNRPEFPSTVLRPGARYRSETVYGFSVR; translated from the coding sequence ATGAGCGAACACTTCGGAACACTTTCCGACGGCACGGTGGTGCACCGCTGGACGCTGGAGCGGGCGGGCACCCGGGTGCGGGTCCTGTCCTACGGCGGGATCGTGCAGTCCGTGGAGGTCCCGGACCGGGAAGGGAACACGGCGGACGTCGTGCTGGGGTTCGCGGATCTGGAGGGCTACGTCACGCACCCGGAGCCCTACCTCGGGGCGCTGGTCGGGCGGTACGCCAACCGGATCGCGCGGGCCCGCTTCCCGCTCGACGGGACGGAACACGCGCTCGCGCCGAACGACCCGCCGGGATCCCTGCACGGCGGTGAGCGCGGCTTCGACAAACGCGTGTGGGACGTGGAGCCGGTCGAGCACGGGCTGCGGCTCAGCCGGGTCTCCCCGCACGGCGAGGAGGGCTTCCCGGGCCGTCTCGAGGTCACGGCGACCTGCACGCTCGACGCCTCGGGGGCGCTGCGGTTCGTGTACGAGGCGGTCACCGACGCCCCGACGGTGGTGAACCTGACCAACCACAGCTACTTCAACCTGGGCGGACCGGGGAGCGGGAGCGCCGGCGGACACGAACTGCGGCTCGCCGCCTCGCGGTACACGCCGGTGGACGCGGACCGGATCCCGACGGGTGAATTGGCGCAGGTGGCGGACAGCCGCTTCGACTTCCGCACGGCCCGCAAGGTGGGCGCCGGTCACGACGAGAACTACGTGCTCGACAAGGGCGTCACCGGGACGCCGGTCGAGGTGGGCGAGCTGCACGACACGGCGTCCGGGCGGGTGCTGACGGTGTCGACGACCGAGCCGGGGATCCAGCTGTACACCGCCGACCATCTGGGTGAGCCGTTCGAGCCCGGCCAGGGAGTCGCGCTGGAGACCCAGCACTTCCCCGACTCGCCGAACCGGCCGGAGTTCCCGAGCACCGTGCTGCGGCCGGGGGCCCGCTACCGGTCGGAGACGGTGTACGGCTTCTCGGTGCGGTAG
- a CDS encoding beta-ketoacyl-[acyl-carrier-protein] synthase family protein, with translation MSPTNRTVVVTGIGATTPLGGDAASTWEGLIAGKSGVKVLEQEWAADQAVRIAAPVAVEPLEVIPRPQARKLDRSAQFALIAAQEAWKDAGFTGKAGTVAPDADASDGGLGDVDPDRLGAVIASGIGGVTTLLDQYDVLKEKGVRRVSPHTVPMLMPNSPSANVGLLVGARAGVHTPVSACASGAEAIGYAIEMIRTGRADVVVAGGTEAAIHPLPIAAFGNMMAMSKNNDDPQGASRPYDIARDGFVMGEGAGVIVLESAEHAARRGARVYAEAVGQGISSDAHDIVQPEPEGRGIAHALQNLLDSTDLNPAEIVHVNAHATSTPAGDVAELKALRKVFGDDADHFAVSATKSMTGHLLGGAGGVESVATILALYNRVAPPTINVENLDPEAEAAADIVRGEARKLPVEGRIAALNDSFGFGGHNVVLAFRTV, from the coding sequence GTGAGCCCGACCAATCGCACCGTGGTCGTCACCGGTATCGGCGCAACCACACCGCTGGGTGGCGACGCAGCCTCTACCTGGGAGGGTCTGATCGCCGGCAAGTCCGGCGTCAAGGTCCTGGAGCAGGAGTGGGCGGCCGACCAGGCCGTCCGCATCGCGGCCCCGGTCGCGGTGGAACCCCTCGAGGTCATCCCGCGGCCGCAGGCCCGCAAGCTGGACCGCTCGGCGCAGTTCGCGCTGATCGCGGCCCAGGAAGCCTGGAAGGACGCCGGTTTCACCGGCAAGGCCGGCACCGTCGCCCCGGACGCCGACGCGTCGGACGGCGGCCTCGGTGACGTCGACCCCGACCGGCTCGGCGCCGTCATCGCCTCCGGCATCGGTGGTGTGACCACCCTGCTCGACCAGTACGACGTGCTGAAGGAGAAGGGCGTCCGCCGCGTCTCCCCGCACACCGTGCCGATGCTGATGCCCAACAGCCCCTCCGCCAACGTGGGTCTGCTCGTGGGCGCCCGCGCGGGCGTGCACACGCCGGTGTCGGCGTGCGCGTCGGGCGCGGAGGCCATCGGCTACGCCATCGAGATGATCCGCACGGGCCGCGCCGACGTCGTCGTCGCCGGTGGTACGGAGGCGGCGATCCACCCGCTGCCCATCGCCGCGTTCGGCAACATGATGGCGATGTCCAAGAACAACGACGACCCGCAGGGCGCCTCGCGTCCCTACGACATCGCCCGCGACGGCTTCGTGATGGGCGAGGGCGCCGGCGTCATCGTCCTGGAGTCCGCCGAGCACGCCGCCCGGCGCGGCGCCCGGGTGTACGCGGAGGCGGTCGGCCAGGGCATCTCCTCCGACGCCCACGACATCGTGCAGCCGGAGCCCGAGGGCCGCGGCATCGCGCACGCCCTCCAGAACCTGCTGGACAGCACCGACCTGAACCCGGCCGAGATCGTGCACGTCAACGCGCACGCCACCTCGACGCCGGCCGGTGACGTGGCCGAACTGAAGGCGCTGCGCAAGGTCTTCGGCGACGACGCGGACCACTTCGCGGTCTCCGCGACCAAGTCGATGACCGGTCACCTGCTGGGCGGCGCGGGCGGCGTGGAGTCCGTCGCGACGATCCTGGCGCTGTACAACCGGGTCGCTCCGCCGACCATCAACGTCGAGAACCTCGACCCCGAGGCCGAGGCCGCGGCGGACATCGTCCGCGGCGAGGCGCGCAAGCTGCCCGTGGAGGGCCGTATCGCCGCCCTGAACGACTCGTTCGGGTTCGGCGGGCACAACGTGGTCCTGGCGTTCCGCACGGTCTGA
- a CDS encoding DUF3145 domain-containing protein, producing MTTRGVLYVHSAPRAMCPHVEWAVAGVLGTRVNLDWIRQPAAPGTWRSEFSWKGEPGTASKLASALRGWHLLRFEVTAEPCATAEGERYSCTPDLGIFHAVTGIHGDILIPEDRLRAALVRSQRGETDLEAELSKLLGKPWDDELEPFRYAGEGAPVRWLHQVV from the coding sequence GTGACGACACGTGGAGTTCTGTACGTGCACTCCGCGCCGCGCGCGATGTGCCCGCACGTCGAGTGGGCGGTCGCGGGGGTGCTCGGCACGCGCGTCAACCTCGACTGGATCCGGCAGCCCGCCGCGCCCGGCACCTGGCGCTCGGAGTTCTCCTGGAAGGGCGAGCCCGGCACCGCGTCCAAACTCGCCTCCGCGCTGCGCGGCTGGCACCTGCTGCGCTTCGAGGTGACCGCCGAGCCCTGCGCCACCGCCGAGGGCGAGCGCTACAGCTGCACCCCCGACCTCGGCATCTTCCACGCCGTCACGGGCATCCACGGCGACATCCTGATCCCCGAGGACCGGCTGCGCGCGGCCCTGGTGCGCAGCCAGCGCGGTGAGACGGACCTGGAGGCCGAACTCTCCAAGCTCCTCGGCAAGCCGTGGGACGACGAACTGGAACCGTTCAGATACGCGGGCGAGGGCGCCCCCGTGCGCTGGCTCCACCAGGTGGTGTGA
- a CDS encoding pirin family protein — translation MMDVRRAGERYRGGDPAAGIDTRHAFSFGPHYDPDNLRFGPLIACNEERLAPGAGFDEHPHSHTEIVTWVIEGELTHRDSAGHESLVRPGDVQRLGAAGGVRHVERNDADGPLVFVQMWLAPAEPGGDPSYEIVRGIADSTPYAVPEAGALLHVRRLRAGERTAVPDAPRVYVHVVRGDVRLDGEELEAGDAARITDAKDVEAVGVTGAELLVWVFTPAAD, via the coding sequence GTGATGGACGTACGGCGCGCCGGTGAGCGCTACCGAGGCGGGGACCCGGCGGCCGGGATCGACACCAGGCACGCCTTCTCCTTCGGCCCGCACTACGACCCGGACAACCTCCGCTTCGGTCCGCTGATCGCCTGCAACGAGGAGCGCCTCGCCCCCGGCGCCGGCTTCGACGAGCACCCCCACAGTCACACCGAGATCGTCACCTGGGTGATCGAGGGCGAGCTCACGCACCGCGACTCGGCGGGGCACGAGAGCCTGGTGCGCCCCGGGGACGTGCAGCGGCTCGGCGCGGCGGGCGGCGTACGGCACGTCGAACGCAACGACGCCGACGGGCCGCTGGTCTTCGTGCAGATGTGGCTCGCGCCGGCCGAACCCGGCGGCGACCCGTCCTACGAGATCGTCCGCGGCATCGCCGACTCCACCCCGTACGCCGTCCCCGAGGCGGGCGCGCTGCTGCACGTACGGCGGCTTCGCGCGGGGGAGCGCACGGCGGTGCCGGACGCGCCCCGGGTCTACGTGCACGTCGTGCGCGGCGACGTGCGCCTCGACGGCGAGGAGCTGGAGGCGGGGGACGCGGCCCGCATCACCGACGCGAAGGACGTGGAGGCGGTCGGGGTCACCGGCGCGGAGCTGCTGGTGTGGGTCTTCACGCCCGCGGCCGATTAG
- a CDS encoding ACP S-malonyltransferase, with translation MLVLVAPGQGAQTPGFLTPWLELPGAADRVAAWSDAIGLDLAHYGTRADADEIRDTAVAQPLLVAAGILSATALGDVAPGAVAGHSVGEFTAATFAGVLDDTAALTLVRTRGLAMADAAAITETGMSALLGGDPDVSVAHLEKLGLTPANINGAGQIVAAGTLEQLAALNEDKPEGVRKVVPLKVAGAFHTRHMAPAVEALAKAAADLAPADPKVRYVSNRDGQAVATGAEILERMVGQVANPVRWDLCMETFKELGVTALVEVSPGGTLVGLAKRALPGVKTLALKTPDDLDAARELIAEHGVA, from the coding sequence GTGCTCGTACTCGTCGCTCCCGGCCAGGGCGCCCAGACGCCCGGCTTCCTGACTCCCTGGCTCGAACTCCCCGGTGCCGCGGACCGCGTCGCCGCGTGGTCGGACGCCATCGGCCTGGACCTCGCCCACTACGGCACCCGGGCCGACGCGGACGAGATCCGTGACACCGCCGTGGCCCAGCCGCTGCTGGTGGCCGCCGGAATCCTGTCCGCGACGGCCCTCGGCGACGTCGCCCCCGGCGCCGTCGCCGGCCACAGCGTCGGCGAGTTCACCGCCGCCACCTTCGCCGGCGTCCTCGACGACACGGCCGCGCTGACCCTGGTCCGCACCCGTGGCCTGGCCATGGCCGACGCCGCCGCGATCACCGAGACCGGCATGTCCGCGCTGCTCGGCGGCGACCCCGACGTCTCCGTCGCGCATCTGGAGAAGCTGGGGCTGACCCCGGCGAACATCAACGGCGCGGGCCAGATCGTCGCCGCGGGCACGCTGGAGCAGCTCGCCGCGCTGAACGAGGACAAGCCCGAGGGGGTCCGCAAGGTCGTCCCGCTGAAGGTCGCCGGCGCCTTCCACACGCGTCACATGGCACCCGCCGTCGAGGCCCTCGCCAAGGCCGCCGCCGACCTCGCGCCGGCCGACCCGAAGGTCCGTTACGTCTCCAACCGCGACGGACAGGCCGTCGCCACCGGTGCCGAGATCCTGGAGCGCATGGTCGGCCAGGTCGCCAACCCCGTGCGCTGGGACCTGTGCATGGAGACCTTCAAGGAGCTCGGCGTGACCGCGCTCGTCGAGGTCTCCCCCGGCGGCACCCTGGTCGGCCTCGCCAAGCGCGCCCTGCCCGGTGTGAAGACGCTGGCGCTGAAGACCCCCGACGATCTCGACGCCGCTCGCGAGCTCATCGCCGAGCACGGCGTGGCCTAA